Part of the Methanomicrobia archaeon genome is shown below.
GCGGCTGGGTGGAGGAGTAAGTGCGGAACGAGATCCGGACTCCTCGGTCGCGTATCTTACGGAGAAGAAGAGTGAATTGGAGAATGCGCAGCGTGAAATGACTAACATGTTACAAAAGATTGAACAGGAAGCGCAGGGGTTACAGGCGCGATTGCAAGAGCTAGCAGTGTAATCGATCACGCGTGCGCGAGCAGAGAAAAGATCGGCGTGATCGTAGCCAGAGCGATAACGAGGCGGACAGAACGAAAAGCGGTAACGAACGAGTAAAAGAGAAAAATGTTTGACCGGCTGAGGAAGAAGTTTAGCGAATTTCGCGAGACCGTCGTGGAGAAGGTAAAGGAGAAGAGCACGAGCGAGGAGGTAGCGATAGCGGAGAAGGCCAAGGAGAAAGCGACGCCGAACGGTGAACCTATACCGGAAGGTAAACCAGCGCCAGCAGGCATACGAGAGACGCTCAAGGAGAAAGGGAAGGCACTATTGGACCGGGAGACGATTTTAGATGAGAAGGACCTGGAAGAGCCCTTGGAAGGGTTGGAGATCGCGTTATTGGAGAGCGATATCGCCTTATCGGTCGCTGAAGAGATCATTGCCGGCGTGAAGCACGAATTGGTAGGCGAGCACAAGAAATGGCGAGAGAACACCGAGGGATTGGTGAAAGACGCGATCAGGAATGCGTTGTTAAACGTCTTCTCCGCGGGTGGCACGCTGGATTTTGACGAATTCGTAGCAAAGAGCAAGAAGCCGGTAAATATCGTCTTCATCGGTGTGAATGGCACGGGCAAGACCACGAGCATAGCAAAGGTGGCGAAGAAATTGCTCGATGCTGGTTATTCGATAGTAATTGCCTCTGCAGATACGTACCGGGCCGGAGCGACGGAACAGATAGAGACGCACGCATCGAATTTAGGCATAAAGGTAATCAAGCATCAATACGGCGCTGATCCCGCAGCGGTCGTCTACGATGCGATGAACTACGCGAAAGCGAACGGGAAAGACGTGGTTCTTGCGGATACCGCGGGACGAATGCACACGTCCGTGGATCTTATGGAACAGTTGAAGAAGATCTGCCGCGTGACCAAGCCGGATCTGGTAATCTTCGTGGACGAAGCGGTCGCCGGTAACGACGCGGTAGAACGCGCGAAGAAATTTGACGACGCGGTAGGCATAGATGCGGGCATCTTAACCAAGGTAGATGTGGATGCGAAAGGCGGAGCAGCGATTTCCATCGCGCATTCGACCTCGAAACCCATTTTATTCCTGGGCATCGGTCAGGAATATGACGATTTAAGAAAGTTTGATGCTGAATGGCTTGTTGATAGATTAATGGGTGAAAATTAAACTAAACTAAGCTGAA
Proteins encoded:
- the ftsY gene encoding signal recognition particle-docking protein FtsY, translating into MFDRLRKKFSEFRETVVEKVKEKSTSEEVAIAEKAKEKATPNGEPIPEGKPAPAGIRETLKEKGKALLDRETILDEKDLEEPLEGLEIALLESDIALSVAEEIIAGVKHELVGEHKKWRENTEGLVKDAIRNALLNVFSAGGTLDFDEFVAKSKKPVNIVFIGVNGTGKTTSIAKVAKKLLDAGYSIVIASADTYRAGATEQIETHASNLGIKVIKHQYGADPAAVVYDAMNYAKANGKDVVLADTAGRMHTSVDLMEQLKKICRVTKPDLVIFVDEAVAGNDAVERAKKFDDAVGIDAGILTKVDVDAKGGAAISIAHSTSKPILFLGIGQEYDDLRKFDAEWLVDRLMGEN